In one Vulgatibacter incomptus genomic region, the following are encoded:
- the nusG gene encoding transcription termination/antitermination protein NusG, with protein MAKKYYVVHTYSGFENKVRKSIEERIRQFKLEEQFGEILIPTEQVVEMVKGEKRTSKRKFFPGYILVEMEMGAASWHLVKSTPKVTGFVGGGKTPEDVPAISRGEVERLTSQISEGTLKPKPKVQFETGDSIRVTDGPFSGFNGSVEEVNAEKGRLRVLVSIFGRATPVELDFMQVEKSQ; from the coding sequence ATGGCCAAAAAGTACTACGTAGTCCACACCTACTCGGGCTTCGAGAACAAGGTTCGCAAATCCATCGAGGAGCGGATCCGTCAGTTCAAGCTCGAGGAGCAGTTCGGCGAGATCCTGATCCCGACCGAGCAGGTCGTGGAGATGGTGAAGGGGGAGAAGCGCACTTCCAAGCGCAAGTTCTTCCCGGGCTACATCCTCGTCGAGATGGAGATGGGGGCGGCGAGCTGGCACCTGGTGAAGAGCACGCCCAAGGTGACCGGCTTCGTCGGAGGCGGAAAGACGCCAGAGGACGTCCCGGCGATCTCCCGTGGGGAGGTCGAGCGACTGACCTCCCAGATCTCCGAGGGGACCCTCAAGCCCAAGCCCAAAGTCCAGTTCGAGACGGGTGATTCGATCCGCGTCACGGACGGACCCTTCTCCGGATTCAATGGATCGGTCGAGGAGGTCAACGCCGAAAAGGGCCGCCTCCGCGTCCTGGTCTCGATCTTTGGCCGGGCCACCCCGGTCGAGCTCGACTTCATGCAGGTCGAGAAGTCCCAGTAG
- the secE gene encoding preprotein translocase subunit SecE, giving the protein MSNQRLLAIGFIVIGTSASYVFHRIGDAALSALGVGNAELFGGVALSWLIGIVVAAAGAIALWLNPKAQGAGQDIAGELRRVTWPTFPEIRAATGAVVIVTLVAACLLGVMDAVSAKVMTDWIPSGIHWAQGLFA; this is encoded by the coding sequence ATGAGCAACCAGCGGCTCCTCGCCATCGGTTTCATCGTCATCGGCACCAGCGCATCCTACGTCTTCCACCGTATCGGTGACGCGGCTCTCTCCGCGCTGGGCGTCGGCAATGCCGAGCTCTTCGGTGGCGTCGCCCTCTCGTGGTTGATCGGCATCGTGGTCGCCGCGGCGGGCGCGATCGCCCTCTGGCTCAATCCGAAGGCGCAGGGCGCTGGCCAGGACATCGCCGGTGAGCTCCGCAGGGTCACCTGGCCGACCTTCCCCGAGATTCGGGCGGCGACCGGCGCGGTGGTGATCGTCACCCTCGTGGCCGCGTGCCTGCTCGGCGTGATGGACGCCGTCTCGGCGAAGGTGATGACCGACTGGATCCCGTCGGGGATTCACTGGGCGCAGGGCCTCTTCGCGTAA
- the rpmG gene encoding 50S ribosomal protein L33, producing MGNRTIITLECTVCKERNYTTDKNKRKQTDKLVLSKFCPRCRTHTEHKETK from the coding sequence ATGGGTAACCGGACGATCATCACGCTCGAGTGTACGGTCTGCAAGGAGCGGAACTACACCACGGACAAGAACAAGCGGAAGCAGACGGACAAGCTGGTCCTCAGCAAGTTCTGCCCGCGGTGCCGCACGCACACCGAGCACAAGGAAACGAAGTAA
- the tuf gene encoding elongation factor Tu, translating into MSKEKFERKKPHANIGTIGHVDHGKTTLTAAITKVLSTKGFAQAMDYGSIDKAPEERERGITISTSHVEYETENRHYAHVDCPGHADYVKNMITGAAQMDGAILVVSAADGPMPQTREHILLARQVGVPYIVVFLNKCDMVDDPELLELVEMEVRDLLTEYDFPGDKTPIVKGSALKGLEGDSGELGEKAILQLMSEVDSYIPQPERQIDKPFLMPVEDVFSISGRGTVVTGRVERGRVKVGEEVEIVGLRPTQKTVVTGVEMFRKLLDEGMAGDNIGALVRGLKREDVERGQVMAKPGSITPHKKFKAEIYVLTKEEGGRHTPFFKGYKPQFYFRTTDVTGAVTLPEGTEMVMPGDNIGVTVELLTPIAMEKELRFAIREGGRTVGAGVVAEVIE; encoded by the coding sequence ATGTCCAAGGAAAAGTTCGAGCGCAAGAAGCCGCACGCGAACATCGGCACCATCGGGCACGTCGATCACGGCAAGACGACGCTGACCGCTGCGATCACCAAGGTTCTCTCGACCAAGGGCTTCGCCCAGGCGATGGACTACGGTTCGATCGACAAGGCTCCCGAGGAGCGCGAGCGCGGCATCACGATCTCCACCTCGCACGTCGAGTACGAGACCGAGAACCGCCACTACGCCCACGTGGACTGCCCGGGCCACGCCGACTACGTGAAGAACATGATCACGGGCGCGGCGCAGATGGACGGCGCGATCCTCGTGGTTTCGGCTGCTGACGGCCCGATGCCCCAGACTCGCGAGCACATCCTCCTCGCCCGCCAGGTCGGCGTCCCCTACATCGTCGTCTTCCTCAACAAGTGCGACATGGTGGACGACCCCGAGCTCCTCGAGCTGGTCGAGATGGAGGTCCGCGACCTCCTCACCGAGTACGACTTCCCCGGTGACAAGACCCCGATCGTCAAGGGCTCGGCGCTCAAGGGCCTCGAGGGTGACTCGGGCGAGCTCGGCGAGAAGGCGATCCTCCAGCTCATGTCCGAGGTCGACTCCTACATCCCGCAGCCCGAGCGTCAGATCGACAAGCCCTTCCTGATGCCGGTCGAGGACGTGTTCTCGATCTCGGGTCGTGGAACCGTGGTCACGGGTCGCGTCGAGCGCGGCCGGGTCAAGGTCGGCGAGGAGGTCGAGATCGTCGGCCTTCGCCCCACGCAGAAGACCGTGGTCACCGGCGTCGAGATGTTCCGCAAGCTCCTCGACGAGGGCATGGCGGGCGACAACATCGGCGCCCTGGTCCGCGGCCTGAAGCGCGAGGACGTGGAGCGCGGCCAGGTCATGGCGAAGCCCGGCTCGATCACGCCGCACAAGAAGTTCAAGGCGGAGATCTACGTGCTGACCAAGGAGGAAGGCGGTCGTCACACGCCGTTCTTCAAGGGCTACAAGCCGCAGTTCTACTTCCGGACCACGGACGTCACCGGCGCGGTGACCCTGCCCGAGGGGACGGAGATGGTCATGCCCGGTGACAACATCGGCGTGACGGTCGAGCTGCTCACCCCGATCGCGATGGAGAAGGAGCTCCGCTTCGCCATCCGAGAGGGTGGTCGGACGGTCGGCGCCGGCGTCGTGGCCGAGGTCATCGAATAA
- the rlmB gene encoding 23S rRNA (guanosine(2251)-2'-O)-methyltransferase RlmB, which produces MAFVHGVNPVIELLLAQPGSIECIFVAQGARVHDLDRIYELARNAGVRVEQLPRERVARLAEGEVHQGIVAEVQEVRYAEPEDLLALAHGRGEVPLLVALDQVQDPVHLGTALRAAHALGGHGVIIPKDRAVGLTPAAIKASAGASAHLPVARATNLARTLDELKEAGVWIIGADLDAEPCDRVDLRGPVCLVIGSEGKGMRPLTRQRCDRLVTIPMGGKGASSLSASSAASILLYEVARQRRAAGA; this is translated from the coding sequence ATGGCCTTCGTACACGGCGTCAATCCGGTGATCGAGCTGCTGCTCGCGCAGCCCGGCTCGATCGAGTGCATCTTCGTCGCCCAGGGCGCACGGGTCCACGACCTCGATCGGATCTACGAGCTCGCCCGTAACGCGGGCGTGCGGGTCGAGCAGCTCCCGCGTGAGCGCGTGGCCCGCCTCGCCGAGGGCGAGGTCCACCAGGGGATCGTGGCCGAGGTCCAGGAGGTCCGGTACGCGGAGCCCGAGGACCTGTTGGCGCTGGCCCACGGGCGCGGCGAGGTTCCGCTGCTGGTGGCCCTCGACCAGGTCCAGGATCCGGTCCACCTGGGTACCGCCCTTCGCGCCGCACACGCGCTGGGCGGCCACGGCGTGATCATTCCAAAGGATCGCGCAGTCGGCTTGACGCCGGCGGCGATCAAGGCGAGCGCAGGGGCATCCGCCCACCTGCCCGTGGCGCGGGCGACCAACCTGGCGCGCACCCTCGACGAGCTCAAGGAGGCCGGCGTCTGGATCATCGGAGCCGACCTCGACGCCGAGCCCTGCGACCGCGTGGACCTTCGCGGACCCGTCTGCCTGGTCATCGGGAGCGAGGGCAAGGGGATGCGCCCCCTCACGCGCCAGCGCTGCGATCGCCTGGTGACGATCCCGATGGGCGGCAAGGGCGCGAGCAGCCTCTCCGCCTCTTCCGCCGCGTCGATTCTGCTGTACGAGGTCGCACGGCAGCGCCGCGCGGCCGGGGCTTGA
- a CDS encoding ATP-grasp domain-containing protein — translation MRRASPIRLLILSRSASIYSTRRLVEAARASGITVRVLDPVDCEMHLDGKRPHLYYRRKPVPAADVVIPRIAQSIAPFGLAVVNHLALTGAVLLNDAESIARSRNKMRSLQLLAGNGICVPPTLMARDPRAIKEMVPLVGGVPVLVKLLQGGERQGVMVCETMHSLEAALEAILGLGQNLVVQQYVQDAKDKDLRALVVGGRVVCAVRRIPKVGRMRRTLGKGAKFEPVKLPSHFVQTAVRAARLMDLELAAVDMLDHEGRAEVFEVHSSPGLKDLEDATGLDLATPIVEHAARLVRLGRAEKRAHPPLPQPPRAEELGGEGARKGRKAR, via the coding sequence ATGCGCCGCGCGTCGCCGATCCGCCTGCTGATCCTCTCCCGATCCGCCTCGATCTACTCCACGAGGCGCCTCGTGGAAGCGGCGCGCGCCAGCGGGATCACGGTGCGTGTCCTCGATCCGGTCGACTGCGAGATGCACCTCGACGGAAAGCGCCCGCATCTCTACTACCGCCGCAAGCCAGTCCCCGCGGCGGACGTGGTGATCCCGCGGATCGCGCAGTCGATCGCGCCGTTCGGCCTCGCCGTGGTGAACCACCTCGCGCTCACCGGCGCGGTGCTGCTGAACGACGCCGAGTCGATCGCCCGGAGCCGCAACAAGATGCGCTCGCTCCAGCTCCTCGCCGGAAACGGCATCTGCGTGCCGCCCACGCTGATGGCCCGCGATCCCCGCGCCATCAAGGAGATGGTCCCGCTGGTGGGCGGAGTGCCCGTCCTGGTCAAGCTCCTCCAGGGCGGCGAGCGCCAGGGCGTGATGGTCTGCGAGACCATGCACTCGCTGGAGGCGGCCCTCGAGGCGATCCTCGGCCTGGGCCAGAACCTCGTGGTGCAGCAGTACGTCCAGGACGCGAAGGACAAGGACCTCCGCGCGCTGGTGGTGGGAGGGCGCGTCGTCTGTGCCGTCCGGCGAATCCCCAAGGTCGGGCGGATGCGTCGCACCCTGGGCAAGGGGGCGAAGTTCGAGCCCGTGAAGCTCCCCTCGCACTTCGTGCAGACGGCGGTCCGCGCTGCCCGCCTCATGGATCTCGAGCTGGCCGCCGTGGACATGCTCGATCACGAGGGGAGGGCGGAGGTCTTCGAGGTCCACAGCTCGCCGGGCCTCAAGGATCTCGAGGACGCCACGGGCCTCGACCTCGCCACGCCCATCGTCGAGCACGCCGCCCGCCTGGTCCGCCTGGGCCGGGCCGAGAAGCGAGCCCATCCGCCGCTACCCCAGCCGCCGCGGGCCGAGGAGCTGGGAGGCGAGGGGGCGCGGAAGGGGCGCAAGGCCCGGTAG